In a genomic window of Natranaerovirga pectinivora:
- a CDS encoding TRAP transporter small permease has product MATCVIYAVIMRYFFSISHTFLEEFMTTLFAFTTFWGIGICIVENEHVTIDSFYNMFPARLKKIISIINYIIVLIVDLIMVKFGLDYALRYGKQISFGMRVPMIWMYGIIPLGTIIAFVCIAIKLVILIKSPISHFEKNTDRFN; this is encoded by the coding sequence ATGGCAACTTGTGTTATATATGCAGTAATAATGAGGTATTTTTTTAGCATCTCCCACACTTTTCTAGAGGAATTTATGACAACTCTTTTTGCATTTACTACATTTTGGGGTATTGGGATTTGTATTGTAGAAAATGAACATGTAACTATTGATAGCTTTTATAATATGTTTCCAGCGAGATTGAAAAAAATTATATCAATCATTAACTACATAATTGTTTTAATTGTTGATTTAATAATGGTAAAATTCGGATTAGATTATGCACTAAGATATGGAAAACAAATATCATTTGGTATGAGAGTTCCAATGATTTGGATGTATGGAATCATCCCATTAGGGACCATTATTGCATTTGTTTGTATTGCTATCAAATTAGTTATTTTGATTAAATCACCCATTAGCCATTTTGAAAAAAATACGGATAGATTCAATTAA
- a CDS encoding TRAP transporter substrate-binding protein: MKRKGISLLLILCLLVSIMTACSSKGDEKTGGGNVDKVYTMRIAHAQPTDNPRHISLEAFKEMVEKRTNGGITVEIFPAGQLGTEKEMLEQASSGIIQGFRGGQFDFLPKLLIFTLPFLCETSEEVTRLLNSDFAKEVTADSQKDGVIILGLGDAGGFRQFSNNVRPIKKPEDLSGLKMRTNGMDTIDRTFRALGASTVSVPYNDLYMGLRTGIADGQENPWVNVSTMKFYEVQKYFTEINYQFHPDPFYVNLDWYNALPEDYKKILQETTNEMMVINNQAIADNQDAALQIIKANAEVYKLTEQERQAFKDAAEAVYDGYLRDKLITQEELDTMRAIVAGTK, from the coding sequence ATGAAAAGAAAAGGAATAAGTCTTTTATTAATTCTTTGCTTATTAGTAAGTATAATGACGGCGTGTTCAAGTAAAGGGGATGAGAAAACAGGTGGGGGGAATGTTGATAAAGTATATACTATGAGAATTGCCCATGCTCAGCCAACAGATAATCCACGTCATATTTCTTTAGAAGCTTTTAAAGAAATGGTTGAAAAAAGAACGAATGGTGGGATTACAGTAGAAATATTCCCAGCAGGACAATTAGGAACTGAAAAAGAAATGTTAGAGCAAGCAAGCTCTGGCATCATTCAAGGTTTTCGTGGAGGACAATTTGACTTTTTACCTAAGTTATTAATATTTACATTACCATTCTTGTGTGAAACATCAGAAGAGGTTACTAGATTATTAAATTCTGATTTTGCAAAAGAAGTTACTGCAGATTCACAAAAAGATGGTGTAATTATTTTAGGTCTTGGTGATGCAGGTGGTTTTAGACAATTTTCAAATAATGTTAGACCAATAAAAAAACCTGAAGATTTATCAGGATTAAAAATGAGAACAAATGGCATGGATACAATTGATCGTACATTTAGAGCATTAGGAGCAAGTACAGTTTCTGTACCTTATAATGATCTTTACATGGGACTTAGAACAGGTATTGCTGACGGTCAAGAGAACCCTTGGGTAAATGTATCAACAATGAAATTTTATGAAGTTCAAAAATATTTCACAGAAATTAATTACCAATTTCATCCAGATCCTTTCTATGTCAATTTAGATTGGTACAATGCTTTACCTGAAGATTACAAAAAGATATTACAAGAGACTACAAATGAAATGATGGTAATAAATAACCAAGCAATAGCAGACAACCAAGATGCAGCATTACAAATTATTAAAGCTAATGCAGAAGTATATAAATTAACTGAACAAGAGCGTCAAGCTTTTAAAGATGCAGCTGAAGCAGTTTATGATGGTTACTTAAGAGATAAATTAATTACTCAAGAAGAATTAGATACAATGAGAGCTATTGTAGCAGGCACTAAATAA
- a CDS encoding zinc-ribbon domain-containing protein, producing MFCYKCGNEIDDEAEICTQCGVRVKELPEPKKKNTFGIWGFVLAGIGFFIPIIFLDLLTSIAGVGLSTVGLLKKDEGKGFAIAGLVIGILGIIAALVLLITEPEFYSELW from the coding sequence ATGTTTTGTTATAAATGTGGAAATGAAATAGATGATGAAGCAGAAATATGTACTCAATGTGGTGTAAGAGTTAAAGAATTACCAGAGCCTAAGAAAAAAAATACCTTTGGCATATGGGGGTTTGTATTAGCAGGTATAGGATTTTTTATACCTATTATATTTTTAGATTTGCTTACAAGTATAGCAGGGGTAGGGTTGTCAACTGTAGGCTTATTAAAAAAAGATGAAGGCAAGGGTTTTGCCATAGCAGGTCTTGTAATAGGTATACTTGGTATTATTGCTGCATTAGTATTATTGATTACTGAGCCTGAGTTTTATTCTGAATTATGGTAA
- the dctP gene encoding TRAP transporter substrate-binding protein DctP, with translation MIKKSIIMSIILLLVYGLYNIEMTNSKKDQKMEENTNPIVFRLAETMPKDHPSAQASQYFANLVNEKSEGKINIKVYYDGKLGNPKEILEQIQFGGIAMARVNGLELVEMVTDLEYFLKPQIYNNADDLMGWIEYNQDNIIDRTQMERITPLVWYYPDLRCFYSDKISFRNVLKFQNKKIQTAPSSIMKNAMKTLGAQAVDSIMADTYKSLSTGYIDGGEATLSEFVLSNHYHYIKHITLSEYILVPDVLIINTGTFAMLDKQDRDLIQECAEETYKYHKEVLKDFQVQWINTLRFEKDLFIENKSFKEEMNHLFSSSSGGE, from the coding sequence ATGATTAAAAAAAGCATCATAATGAGCATTATTTTATTATTGGTATATGGTTTGTATAATATCGAAATGACCAATAGTAAAAAAGATCAAAAAATGGAAGAAAATACAAATCCTATTGTTTTTAGATTAGCAGAAACCATGCCTAAAGATCATCCTTCTGCTCAAGCATCTCAATACTTTGCCAACTTAGTAAATGAAAAATCAGAGGGGAAAATTAATATAAAGGTTTATTATGATGGAAAATTAGGGAATCCCAAAGAAATATTAGAGCAAATCCAATTTGGTGGAATTGCTATGGCTAGGGTAAATGGCCTTGAGCTAGTTGAAATGGTAACAGATTTGGAATATTTTTTAAAACCACAAATATATAATAATGCAGATGATTTAATGGGTTGGATAGAATATAATCAAGATAATATCATTGATAGGACGCAGATGGAAAGGATAACACCTTTGGTATGGTATTATCCAGATTTAAGATGTTTTTATAGTGATAAAATATCTTTTAGGAATGTGTTAAAATTCCAAAATAAAAAAATACAGACAGCACCTTCTTCTATAATGAAAAATGCTATGAAAACCTTAGGTGCCCAAGCTGTTGATTCAATAATGGCAGATACCTATAAATCTTTAAGTACAGGGTATATTGATGGGGGAGAAGCAACCTTATCTGAGTTTGTTCTAAGTAACCACTACCATTATATTAAACATATAACATTAAGTGAATACATTTTAGTGCCTGATGTTTTGATTATAAACACAGGGACTTTTGCGATGTTAGACAAACAAGACAGAGATTTGATACAAGAATGTGCAGAAGAAACTTATAAGTATCATAAAGAGGTATTAAAAGATTTTCAAGTACAATGGATTAATACACTAAGATTTGAAAAAGATTTATTTATAGAAAATAAAAGTTTTAAAGAAGAGATGAATCACCTTTTTAGCTCAAGTTCAGGTGGTGAGTAA
- a CDS encoding sensor histidine kinase, which produces MILKRWIEVLKFSLSAKLNFIMGIIVCLFIVFSIYNNALLDRFSTEHEKRVNLYNSILELKHTFNNSDIAINEYFRSGNRTNLAEFNNLSNNVRIILVELSYKMESDEQIYLLQSIDNSFKSYYSESSNASFLYNRNNYEYYDKMFYAHKINKYLLRYSDELLELVLEESVIANTKLTNMQKVLSFWNGVVIVSLVFFFLSCITYINVNVTKPLNALSNQAKEISRGNFNVKVEVKNSQNTIGILSKAFNGMVKNIKEMMESIQENIKVEKQLLEEQRKNVEYKELLNQATFLALQTQTNPHFLFNTLNSISRTITFGKNDQAIKMIDSLATLLRYNLEDAEVSVTLEEEINITKEYLNIQKFRFSDRIQAEILCEDDIEKTLMIPRFTLQPLVENAIIHGLEPKEEGGKIRIIVKREGHHGIIKIIDNGLGISKSKLEKIKNNTIEGPTKSIGLKNTQQRIQIFTGCEQSFQIKSKEKMGTIVKISLLLTEENDV; this is translated from the coding sequence ATGATATTAAAAAGATGGATTGAAGTCTTAAAATTTTCATTAAGTGCCAAATTAAATTTTATAATGGGTATTATTGTTTGTCTTTTCATTGTTTTCTCTATTTACAACAATGCTTTATTAGATAGATTCAGTACAGAACACGAAAAAAGAGTAAATCTATATAATTCTATATTAGAATTAAAGCATACATTTAATAATAGTGATATAGCTATTAATGAATATTTTAGAAGTGGTAATCGGACCAATCTTGCAGAATTTAACAACCTATCAAATAATGTAAGAATAATATTAGTAGAACTATCTTATAAAATGGAAAGTGATGAACAAATCTACTTATTACAGAGTATTGATAATTCATTTAAATCCTATTATAGTGAAAGCTCTAATGCGTCATTTTTGTACAATAGAAATAATTATGAGTATTATGATAAAATGTTTTATGCGCATAAAATAAATAAGTACTTATTGAGATATTCTGATGAATTGCTTGAATTGGTTTTGGAGGAAAGTGTCATAGCTAACACAAAATTAACCAATATGCAAAAGGTTTTAAGTTTTTGGAATGGCGTTGTTATTGTATCATTGGTATTCTTTTTCTTAAGTTGTATCACGTATATTAATGTGAATGTTACCAAGCCATTAAATGCACTTTCAAATCAAGCTAAAGAAATTTCTAGAGGGAATTTTAATGTTAAAGTAGAAGTGAAGAATTCACAAAATACAATTGGTATTTTATCTAAAGCTTTTAATGGAATGGTAAAAAATATTAAAGAGATGATGGAAAGCATTCAAGAAAATATAAAAGTAGAAAAGCAACTGTTAGAGGAACAAAGGAAAAATGTGGAATACAAAGAATTGTTAAATCAAGCAACTTTTTTAGCATTGCAAACACAAACCAATCCCCATTTTTTATTTAATACGCTTAATAGCATTAGTAGAACAATAACTTTTGGTAAAAATGATCAAGCAATAAAAATGATTGATTCATTGGCAACATTATTAAGATATAATTTAGAAGATGCAGAAGTATCGGTAACTTTAGAAGAAGAAATTAATATAACAAAAGAATATTTGAATATACAAAAGTTTAGATTTTCTGATCGAATACAAGCTGAAATTTTATGTGAAGATGATATAGAGAAAACATTAATGATACCAAGATTTACCCTACAACCTTTAGTAGAAAATGCAATTATTCATGGACTAGAACCTAAAGAAGAAGGTGGGAAAATCAGAATCATTGTTAAAAGAGAAGGTCACCATGGCATCATTAAAATTATTGATAACGGGTTAGGTATATCAAAAAGCAAACTAGAAAAAATAAAGAATAATACAATAGAAGGACCTACTAAAAGTATTGGCCTTAAAAACACACAACAAAGAATTCAGATATTTACTGGGTGTGAGCAATCCTTTCAAATTAAAAGTAAAGAGAAGATGGGAACAATTGTTAAGATATCTTTATTGTTAACGGAGGAAAACGATGTATAA
- a CDS encoding TRAP transporter large permease yields MAMLFLLVVLILLAIIGVPLAFAIGASSLTYMQIMAPQFVQMMPQRVWGGVFSFVMIAMPLFILAGELMNTGGITKRIVKFCMYLVRPIRGGLGEVNIVASMLFGGISGSSVADTSAVGSIMIPAMEEQGYPSKFAAGVTVASSTMGMIIPPSVPMIVYAMVSGASVGKLFIAGLIPGLLIGISQTFLVFYISRKNGYHPIKRAFDKKDFIQTMISGLPALAMPIIIVAFVSFGICTASESAGIAVLYALLVGFFIYRELTIKNIIKALRKTLIASSSIMLIIGFTTIFTWLLTMANIPTTIANFFLSLNMPVWGYVIIFNILILSLGTFIDVTPAILLLSPILLPVMRGVGISELQFGAMLITGLAIGLVTPPVGMCLNACNKINRMPIIDIFKGALPFIICNVIVLFLISLFPQLTTWLPSLISY; encoded by the coding sequence ATGGCAATGTTATTTCTGCTTGTGGTACTTATTTTATTGGCCATTATTGGTGTTCCTTTAGCTTTTGCTATAGGGGCTTCTAGCCTCACATATATGCAAATTATGGCACCACAGTTTGTACAAATGATGCCACAAAGAGTTTGGGGTGGCGTATTTAGTTTTGTTATGATTGCAATGCCTTTGTTTATATTAGCAGGTGAATTAATGAATACTGGAGGCATTACAAAAAGGATTGTAAAATTTTGTATGTATTTGGTTAGACCAATTCGTGGAGGATTGGGAGAAGTTAATATAGTAGCAAGTATGCTTTTTGGAGGGATATCAGGATCATCTGTTGCAGACACATCTGCTGTAGGTTCTATAATGATTCCAGCTATGGAAGAACAAGGATATCCATCAAAGTTTGCCGCTGGGGTAACTGTAGCATCTTCTACAATGGGAATGATTATTCCACCTAGTGTACCAATGATCGTTTATGCCATGGTGTCAGGCGCATCAGTAGGTAAATTATTTATAGCTGGGCTTATTCCAGGGCTTTTGATTGGCATCAGTCAAACATTTTTAGTATTTTACATATCTAGAAAAAATGGTTATCATCCAATAAAAAGAGCTTTTGATAAAAAAGATTTTATTCAAACAATGATAAGTGGATTGCCTGCATTAGCAATGCCTATTATTATAGTAGCATTTGTATCATTTGGAATATGTACAGCAAGTGAATCAGCAGGAATTGCTGTGCTCTATGCATTGTTAGTAGGCTTCTTTATATATCGAGAACTAACTATAAAAAATATTATTAAAGCATTAAGAAAAACCCTTATTGCATCAAGTTCAATTATGTTGATCATAGGTTTTACGACTATATTTACTTGGTTATTAACTATGGCCAATATACCAACTACAATTGCAAACTTTTTCTTATCTTTAAACATGCCAGTTTGGGGATATGTCATAATTTTTAACATTTTAATACTGTCATTAGGAACTTTTATAGATGTAACGCCAGCTATATTATTGCTATCACCTATTTTATTACCAGTAATGAGAGGTGTTGGTATTAGTGAATTACAATTTGGAGCAATGTTAATAACAGGCCTTGCCATTGGATTGGTAACACCACCTGTTGGGATGTGTCTAAATGCTTGTAATAAAATAAATAGAATGCCTATAATAGATATTTTTAAAGGGGCATTACCATTTATAATTTGTAATGTAATTGTTTTATTTTTAATTAGTTTATTCCCACAATTAACAACATGGCTTCCAAGTCTAATTTCTTATTAA
- a CDS encoding methyl-accepting chemotaxis protein, producing the protein MNQLKYNIQRINKFNVSLTWIFSVVLTVQAFFITGMDRGVAVLVTTLAASIVATTVLVLKLKDKIAAIIIPLCPAIAGTVLAIQDGGSLRIFVVYLVGSCMAGLYFNKKSLLIYTIALDGVFILSYFVLNKPLMGEYISSTEALIQFGMMHVGITVLYFLAKWGNEYLEIASKNEKEAINLLEELQSTFDVIEETAVTLNNNIGSFLDNIEKVSQISDSITKGTFEIAKGTEEQTHSMSTIHTMMQKSYNKLEHTLIQSKSVENVSQDVGKIVLENEIEIKALNNGMKTISSAVESGLQTVSELGENLVLITKFLSSITNIAEQTNLLALNAAIEAARAGEAGKGFAVVADEIRKLSEESNKTANEIGNIINILHQKANAAIETTQKGHKAITEGSIGVNRLNESIESMTRSFSGMEKFLQEQFNSIEEMTRLFNDMESHLESNAAIMEEHAATTEEITVTMDEQNNNIGEMVNIIISIKKMSEQMKSKISIR; encoded by the coding sequence ATGAATCAATTAAAGTATAATATTCAAAGGATAAATAAGTTTAATGTATCATTAACATGGATTTTTTCTGTGGTGCTAACAGTTCAAGCCTTTTTTATTACAGGAATGGATAGAGGTGTTGCTGTACTTGTAACCACTTTAGCTGCATCAATTGTTGCCACAACTGTTTTGGTGCTAAAATTGAAAGATAAAATAGCAGCAATTATAATACCCCTTTGCCCTGCTATAGCAGGTACTGTTCTAGCGATTCAAGATGGAGGATCCTTAAGGATCTTTGTAGTATATTTAGTTGGGTCTTGTATGGCTGGGTTGTATTTTAATAAGAAATCTCTTTTAATATATACAATTGCCCTTGATGGTGTTTTTATCTTGTCTTATTTTGTATTGAATAAACCATTAATGGGAGAGTATATTTCTAGTACAGAAGCATTGATCCAGTTTGGAATGATGCATGTGGGAATTACTGTTCTTTATTTTCTAGCAAAATGGGGCAATGAATATTTAGAGATAGCATCTAAAAACGAAAAAGAGGCTATAAATCTACTAGAAGAATTACAAAGCACATTTGATGTTATTGAAGAAACAGCTGTCACTTTAAACAATAATATTGGTAGCTTCCTAGACAATATAGAAAAAGTATCCCAAATAAGTGATTCCATAACAAAAGGAACGTTTGAAATTGCAAAAGGGACAGAAGAACAAACACATTCAATGTCTACAATACATACAATGATGCAAAAATCTTATAATAAGTTGGAACATACCCTTATACAATCAAAATCAGTAGAAAATGTATCGCAAGATGTAGGTAAAATAGTATTAGAGAATGAGATAGAGATTAAAGCTCTTAACAATGGGATGAAGACTATTAGTTCTGCTGTTGAAAGCGGATTACAAACAGTTAGTGAGTTAGGAGAAAACTTAGTGCTTATTACAAAGTTTCTTTCCTCTATAACCAATATTGCAGAACAAACAAATTTATTAGCGTTAAATGCAGCGATAGAAGCTGCACGAGCAGGGGAGGCAGGTAAAGGATTTGCTGTAGTTGCTGATGAAATTCGAAAGTTATCAGAAGAAAGTAATAAAACTGCAAATGAAATAGGTAATATAATTAATATTTTGCATCAAAAAGCAAATGCTGCTATAGAGACTACTCAAAAAGGACATAAAGCAATAACAGAAGGAAGTATAGGGGTAAATAGATTAAATGAAAGCATTGAAAGTATGACCAGATCTTTTTCAGGGATGGAGAAGTTTCTTCAAGAACAATTTAATTCAATAGAGGAAATGACAAGGTTATTTAATGATATGGAGAGCCACCTTGAAAGCAATGCTGCTATAATGGAAGAACATGCTGCAACTACAGAAGAAATAACAGTGACAATGGATGAACAAAATAATAATATAGGAGAAATGGTTAATATTATTATTAGTATTAAAAAAATGAGTGAACAAATGAAAAGCAAAATTAGTATAAGATAA
- a CDS encoding baeRF3 domain-containing protein, producing the protein MLYEIVNEFPNDLFFQQEGPLISLYQPTHRFYTENKQDPILFKNLIKEIEGSLAQKYSKKEIYPIMSPFYQIEKDLDFWNHTLDGLAIFATTNNCKVYKLHRTVDPLAIVAESFHIKPLIRTFQSSNKYQLLGLSGDKFTLYEGNRYGIEEVKIDPSMPRTIEEVLGEQYTDSYLAHGVYGSGAGSTIYHGHGGKSDEMDKDVEKFFRYVDRFVLENYSTSSNLPLILVSLKEYHNTFMNISNNPYLVEEGIKGSYDSFDIDKLKEKAWELIEPIYLNKTKKLVTSYMNAKASLLGSDNIEEIAKATYENRVETILIESEKIIPGKVDEDTGEIHFGSLEDPRYGDVLDDLVEFVIKKKGEVVVLPKERMPSETGAAAIYRY; encoded by the coding sequence ATGTTATATGAAATAGTTAATGAATTTCCAAATGATTTATTTTTCCAGCAAGAGGGACCTTTAATATCCCTTTATCAACCTACCCACAGATTTTATACAGAAAATAAACAAGACCCTATACTTTTTAAAAATTTAATAAAGGAAATTGAAGGTTCACTAGCACAAAAGTATTCGAAGAAAGAGATATATCCTATAATGAGCCCTTTTTATCAAATTGAGAAAGATTTGGACTTTTGGAATCATACTTTAGATGGATTAGCAATATTTGCTACAACAAATAATTGTAAGGTATATAAATTACACCGAACAGTGGACCCTTTGGCCATAGTAGCTGAAAGTTTTCATATTAAACCTCTTATAAGAACATTTCAATCATCTAACAAATATCAACTATTAGGGTTAAGTGGTGATAAATTTACATTATATGAAGGCAATAGATATGGTATTGAGGAAGTTAAAATAGATCCTAGTATGCCGAGAACGATCGAAGAAGTTTTAGGGGAGCAATACACCGATTCATATTTGGCCCACGGTGTTTATGGAAGTGGAGCAGGTTCCACTATTTATCACGGACATGGTGGCAAAAGTGATGAGATGGATAAAGATGTAGAAAAGTTTTTTAGATATGTGGATCGATTTGTACTTGAGAATTACTCTACTTCTTCAAACTTACCTTTAATATTAGTTTCATTGAAAGAGTACCACAATACATTTATGAATATAAGTAACAATCCATACTTGGTAGAAGAAGGCATAAAAGGCTCTTATGATTCTTTTGATATAGACAAGTTAAAAGAGAAGGCTTGGGAGTTAATCGAACCTATTTATCTTAATAAAACAAAAAAATTAGTCACCAGTTATATGAATGCAAAAGCAAGTTTGTTAGGCTCTGATAATATAGAAGAAATCGCAAAAGCTACCTATGAAAACAGAGTGGAAACCATTCTTATTGAATCTGAAAAAATAATACCTGGTAAAGTAGATGAAGATACAGGTGAGATACACTTTGGAAGTCTTGAGGATCCTAGATACGGTGATGTCCTAGATGATTTGGTTGAATTTGTCATTAAGAAAAAAGGAGAAGTAGTGGTTCTTCCAAAAGAGAGAATGCCAAGCGAAACAGGTGCTGCTGCTATATATAGATACTAA
- a CDS encoding GntR family transcriptional regulator — protein MNIIISNSSGKPIYEQIASQIKNMIIIGELKAGDALPSMRVLATELRISVITTKRAYEELEREGFIESFTGKGSFVANKNMAFIKEEKLRNIEEYMHKSVESANVCGIELKELIEMLTLIYKGE, from the coding sequence GTGAATATAATTATTAGCAATTCAAGTGGAAAGCCAATATATGAACAAATAGCTTCTCAAATCAAAAATATGATTATTATAGGAGAGCTAAAAGCAGGGGATGCTCTTCCTTCTATGAGAGTTCTTGCTACTGAATTAAGAATTAGTGTTATAACCACCAAACGTGCCTATGAAGAATTAGAACGTGAGGGATTTATTGAATCATTTACTGGGAAAGGAAGTTTTGTAGCGAATAAAAACATGGCGTTTATAAAAGAAGAAAAGCTTCGTAACATTGAAGAGTATATGCATAAAAGTGTTGAATCAGCCAATGTTTGTGGTATTGAACTTAAGGAATTAATAGAAATGTTAACATTAATTTATAAGGGAGAGTAG
- a CDS encoding response regulator, translating to MYKLLIADDEALEREALKYFVTQSELEISSIIESATGTETVKKVLLEKPDIILLDINMPGLNGLEALERIQVANDKTKVIFSTAYNYFEYAIKALQLGAMDFMVKPVKQEQVITILNKAIDQLDGEKEKKSQNLKINEMIEYMGKKIVRELICGNITEDVLFYLEAMNIGLDSSGNCFFIRLEEEFRVSEQKRVVITLKKEFENIGCKTLLNWKNNTLTILMFNQKDISNDLIDTVMKKLLFTVLKKHNLVYSIGIGLPFEEISQIEESYNYARSTIGDLPVQEIEKEQEYDGPTGVKEICEFIEENYNSKINLDDIANAAGFSKYHISRIFKQHMGTTIIDYLTQKRINKARELLKEGNYSIKQISSMVGYSDPNYFTWTFKKIEGVSPVKYRYK from the coding sequence ATGTATAAATTATTAATTGCAGATGATGAAGCTCTTGAAAGAGAGGCGTTGAAATACTTTGTAACCCAATCTGAATTAGAAATTAGTTCAATTATTGAAAGTGCTACAGGTACAGAAACCGTTAAGAAAGTTTTGTTAGAAAAGCCAGACATTATATTGTTAGATATAAATATGCCAGGGCTAAATGGATTAGAGGCTCTTGAAAGAATTCAAGTAGCAAATGATAAAACAAAAGTTATTTTTTCTACAGCATATAATTATTTTGAATATGCAATTAAGGCATTGCAATTGGGTGCAATGGATTTTATGGTTAAACCTGTAAAACAGGAACAAGTTATTACTATATTGAATAAAGCAATTGATCAACTTGATGGTGAAAAAGAAAAAAAATCACAGAATCTAAAAATAAATGAAATGATTGAATATATGGGGAAAAAAATTGTTCGTGAATTGATATGTGGCAATATCACTGAAGATGTATTGTTTTACCTTGAAGCTATGAATATAGGATTGGATAGTAGTGGAAACTGCTTTTTTATTCGACTTGAAGAAGAGTTTCGAGTTAGTGAACAGAAAAGAGTTGTAATAACTTTAAAAAAAGAATTTGAAAATATTGGATGTAAGACTTTATTAAACTGGAAAAATAATACATTAACAATACTTATGTTTAATCAAAAAGATATATCAAATGACCTTATAGATACTGTAATGAAAAAATTATTATTTACAGTGCTTAAAAAACATAACTTAGTTTATTCTATAGGAATTGGGTTGCCATTTGAAGAAATTAGTCAAATAGAAGAAAGTTATAATTATGCTAGAAGTACAATAGGTGATTTACCTGTTCAAGAAATTGAAAAAGAACAAGAGTATGATGGACCAACTGGAGTTAAAGAAATATGTGAATTTATTGAAGAAAACTATAACTCTAAGATTAATTTAGATGATATTGCTAATGCCGCTGGTTTTAGTAAATATCATATAAGCAGAATATTTAAACAACATATGGGAACAACAATTATTGATTATTTAACACAGAAGAGGATTAATAAAGCGAGAGAATTATTAAAAGAAGGCAATTATAGCATAAAGCAAATTAGTTCAATGGTGGGTTATTCAGATCCTAATTATTTTACATGGACGTTTAAAAAAATAGAAGGGGTATCTCCTGTAAAGTATCGTTATAAATAG
- a CDS encoding M48 family metallopeptidase — METQQTKMKCYYLGKTYPLDVKIDPSTRKVIIEFDGKKFLCTSPQEGEIDLSIALQSFYIKTSRKLIEERLKLYQSQFKVKYKSYSIENDSSKWGSCSSKRHLTFNWKLIMFPIEAIDYVVIHELCHLIHLNHDRSFWRLVGKVCPNYKEAMAILGTEKTRDM, encoded by the coding sequence ATGGAAACGCAACAGACAAAGATGAAATGCTATTATTTAGGGAAAACATACCCATTAGATGTAAAAATAGATCCATCCACAAGGAAGGTAATCATAGAATTTGATGGAAAAAAATTTTTATGTACAAGCCCACAGGAGGGAGAAATAGACCTATCTATTGCCCTTCAAAGTTTTTATATAAAAACAAGTCGAAAATTAATAGAAGAACGATTAAAATTATATCAGTCTCAATTTAAAGTAAAATATAAATCTTATTCCATAGAAAACGATTCATCCAAATGGGGAAGCTGTAGTTCAAAAAGGCATTTAACCTTTAATTGGAAGTTAATAATGTTTCCCATAGAGGCAATAGATTATGTTGTTATCCATGAACTCTGTCATTTGATTCATTTGAATCATGATCGATCTTTTTGGAGGTTGGTAGGTAAGGTTTGTCCTAATTATAAAGAAGCTATGGCTATACTCGGGACGGAAAAAACAAGAGATATGTAA